The following coding sequences are from one Canis lupus dingo isolate Sandy chromosome 21, ASM325472v2, whole genome shotgun sequence window:
- the LOC112663845 gene encoding olfactory receptor 2D3-like, which produces MGEENQTYVTEFVFLGLSQDPETQVLLFFLFQIIYLLTVLGNLLIIVLVHVDSRLHTPMYFFLGNLSFADLCFSTTTVPQVLVHFLVKSKTISFAGCSTQIFVLLLVGCTECALLAVMSYDRYVAVCKPLHYSTIMTHWLCVQLAIGSWVSGTFVSLVDTTFTLRLPYRGNNIINHFFCEPPALLKLASADTYSTEMAIFAMGVVILLAPVCLILVSYWNIISTVIQMQSGEGRLKAFSTCGTHLIVVVLFYGSAIFAYMRPNSKIMNERDKMISVFYSAVTPMLNPIIYSLRNKDVKGALRRVTAKLSF; this is translated from the coding sequence ATGGGAGAAGAAAACCAAACCTATGTGACTGAATTTGTCTTCCTGGGCCTCTCACAGGATCCAGAGACACAAGTcctgctctttttcctttttcagataaTCTACCTGCTGACTGTACTGGGAAATCTGCTTATCATTGTGCTTGTTCATGTAGACTCTAGACTTCACACACCAATGTACTTTTTCCTTGGAAACTTGTCCTTTGCTGATCTCTGTTTTTCTACCACCACGGTGCCCCAGGTGCTGGTCCACTTCTTGGTAAAGAGTAAAACCATTTCTTTTGCTGGATGCTCAACACAGATATTTGTTTTACTTCTGGTTGGGTGTACAGAGTGTGCACTGCTGGCAGTGATGTCCTATGACCGATATGTGGCTGTCTGCAAGCCCCTGCACTACTCCACCATCATGACACATTGGTTATGTGTCCAGCTGGCCATAGGGTCCTGGGTTAGTGGAACATTTGTGTCACTGGTGGACACCACATTCACACTGCGCCTGCCCTACAGAGGGAACAATATCATTAACCATTTTTTTTGTGAACCTCCTGCCCTCCTGAAGCTGGCTTCAGCAGATACCTACAGCACAGAAATGGCCATCTTTGCAATGGGTGTGGTCATCCTCTTAGCTCCTGTCTGCCTGATTCTGGTCTCCTACTGGAATATTATCTCCACTGTGATTCAGATGCAGTCTGGGGAGGGGAGACTCAAGGCTTTCTCTACCTGTGGTACCCATCTCATTGTTGTTGTCCTCTTCTATGGGTCAGCAATATTTGCCTACATGAGACCAAACTCCAAGATAATGAATGAAAGGGATAAAATGATCTCTGTGTTCTACTCAGCAGTGACACCCATGTTGAACCCCATCATTTATAGTCTGAGAAACAAGGATGTCAAAGGTGCTCTCAGGAGAGTGACTGCAAAATTGTCTTTTTGA